In Arachis hypogaea cultivar Tifrunner chromosome 2, arahy.Tifrunner.gnm2.J5K5, whole genome shotgun sequence, a genomic segment contains:
- the LOC112756779 gene encoding uncharacterized protein, translated as MMEKTSATTTKVVEEGGGGGGREERRMKMKVMVAIDESEGSFYALQWALENLFENMASKCYASTAEEAHAGMVENEGGMVFLVHVQPRFAEYGYPIIGPNVEDYVRKSQEEASAAILSRGLHMCKDKKVKAETIILRGDPREMICQAAEQVHVDLLVVGSRGLGTISRLFIGSVSDYCAHNAKVPILIVKPPIKKDTKETQTSAVTA; from the exons ATGATGGAGAAAACGAGTGCTACTACTACCAAAGTTGTTGAAGAaggtgggggtggtggtggtAGGGAAGAGAGGAGGATGAAGATGAAGGTGATGGTGGCAATTGATGAGAGTGAGGGAAGCTTCTATGCACTTCAATGGGCCCTAGAAAACCTATTTGAGAACATGGCTTCTAAGTGTTATGCTTCAACAGCAGAAGAAGCACATGCAGGGATGGTTGAGAATGAAGGAGGAATGGTGTTTCTTGTTCATGTTCAACCAAGATTTGCTGAGTATGGTTACCCTATCATTGGTCCTAATG TTGAGGATTACGTGAGGAAATCACAAGAAGAAGCATCTGCAGCCATACTCTCACGTGGGTTGCACATGTGCAAAGACAAGAAG GTGAAAGCAGAAACAATAATTCTAAGGGGAGATCCAAGAGAAATGATATGTCAAGCTGCAGAGCAAGTGCATGTGGATCTTCTTGTTGTTGGTAGCAGGGGTCTTGGCACTATTTCAAG ATTGTTTATAGGAAGTGTAAGTGACTATTGTGCTCATAATGCAAAAGTTCCAATCCTTATTGTGAAACCACCTATCAAGAAGGATACCAAAGAGACGCAAACAAGTGCAGTTACGGCATGA
- the LOC112756785 gene encoding universal stress protein PHOS34: protein MIYPYKLKKIMEEGGGGEERRMKMKAMVAIDESEGSFYALKWALDNFFIDNNNNNEEGSITVYLVNVQPKFQQHIYPVGVAGAAFYPATAVMESVRKAQEESSAAILSKASKMCKDKLVKAESIILNGDPREMICQAAEQMNVNLLVIGSRGLGTIKRAFLGSVSDYCAHHVKIPIVIVKPPPEDQTKKQH, encoded by the exons ATGATATACCCatacaaattaaagaaaataatggAGGAAGGTGGTGGTGGAGAAGAGAGGAGGATGAAGATGAAGGCGATGGTGGCCATAGATGAGAGTGAGGGAAGCTTCTATGCTCTAAAATGGGCCCTTGATAACTTCTTCAttgacaataataataacaatgaagAAGGCAGCATAACGGTGTATCTTGTTAATGTTCAACCCAAATTCCAACAACATATCTACCCTGTTGGAGTTGCTGGAGCTG CATTTTATCCTGCAACTGCTGTTATGGAATCTGTTAGGAAAGCCCAGGAAGAAAGTTCCGCAGCTATTCTCTCTAAAGCCTCTAAGATGTGCAAGGATAAGTTG GTGAAAGCAGAAAGTATAATTTTGAATGGAGACCCAAGGGAAATGATTTGTCAAGCCGCAGAGCAAATGAATGTTAATCTTCTGGTCATAGGTAGCCGTGGCCTTGGCACAATCAAAAG GGCATTCCTTGGAAGTGTAAGCGATTATTGTGCTCATCATGTCAAAATCCCAATCGTTATTGTGAAGCCACCACCAGAGGATCAAACTAAAAAGCAACACTAA